A window of Chengkuizengella sediminis contains these coding sequences:
- a CDS encoding pyroglutamyl-peptidase I, with the protein MKKVLLTGFVPFLNYSINPTEQIVKQLDRQTVGNYEVFGHVLSVDYTKSGQEIIKHYEETEPDVVLSLGLAAGNYKITPERIAINCNDGEADNKGNRKQDQPIVSNGPDGLFSTLPIRKLVNGLKDANLPATISNTAGTYLCNHVMYTMLHHIKKEEKTTRSGFVHIPASHELAIHNPKLPSWSEQDLLRAVTVMIELLD; encoded by the coding sequence ATGAAAAAAGTGCTCTTAACTGGATTTGTGCCCTTTTTAAACTATTCTATCAATCCAACTGAACAAATTGTAAAGCAATTAGATAGGCAAACAGTAGGCAATTATGAGGTGTTTGGACATGTTTTATCAGTTGATTATACAAAGTCAGGTCAAGAAATTATAAAACATTATGAAGAAACGGAGCCCGATGTTGTTCTATCTTTAGGATTAGCAGCAGGAAATTATAAGATCACTCCAGAAAGAATTGCAATTAACTGTAATGATGGGGAGGCAGATAATAAAGGGAATAGAAAACAAGATCAACCCATTGTATCAAATGGTCCAGATGGTTTATTTTCAACATTACCCATTCGCAAACTTGTAAATGGTTTAAAAGATGCAAATCTACCAGCTACAATTTCAAATACAGCAGGTACGTATTTATGTAATCATGTGATGTATACGATGTTGCATCACATCAAAAAAGAGGAAAAAACTACTCGTTCTGGTTTTGTCCATATACCAGCATCTCATGAACTTGCCATTCACAATCCTAAACTTCCAAGCTGGTCTGAACAAGATTTGCTTAGAGCAGTGACCGTAATGATTGAATTGTTGGATTGA
- a CDS encoding Asp23/Gls24 family envelope stress response protein, which translates to MSSTKTLTNLELERRELGRVHIVPEVIEIIAGLATIEVDGVASMSGGLAGGIAEWIGRKNLSKGIKVEVGEREVIVDVSIIVEYGKEIPVIASNIQGNVKESIQSMTGLVVVEVNVNVHGIDFDQEDKKDIVEETQTHRIK; encoded by the coding sequence ATGTCTTCGACAAAAACATTAACGAATTTGGAGCTTGAAAGAAGAGAGCTTGGAAGAGTACACATTGTACCAGAAGTTATAGAAATCATAGCTGGGTTGGCAACGATTGAAGTTGATGGTGTGGCAAGTATGAGTGGAGGGTTAGCAGGTGGTATAGCAGAGTGGATCGGACGCAAAAATCTTTCAAAAGGGATTAAAGTGGAAGTTGGAGAAAGAGAAGTTATTGTTGATGTTTCTATTATTGTTGAATATGGCAAAGAGATCCCTGTCATAGCTTCTAACATTCAGGGGAATGTAAAGGAATCTATTCAATCTATGACTGGCCTTGTAGTAGTAGAAGTTAATGTAAATGTACATGGGATTGATTTTGATCAAGAGGATAAAAAGGATATTGTAGAAGAAACACAAACACATAGAATCAAATAA
- the gcvPB gene encoding aminomethyl-transferring glycine dehydrogenase subunit GcvPB yields the protein MKPEKKLIFELSKPGRVAYSLPECDVPEVSLNEVVPETMIRSKAAELPEVFEVDVIRHYTELSRLNFGIDNGFYPLGSCTMKYNPKINEDTARFPGFAKIHPHQPEESIQGALELLYTLQNDLAVLTGMDQVTLQPAAGAHGEWTGLMMIRAYHESRGEKRSKVIVPDSSHGTNPASATTAGYETITIKSDERGMVDLDALRDAVGDDTAALMLTNPSTLGLFEQEIVEIANIVHEAGGLLYYDGANSNAIMGITRPGDMGFDVVHLNLHKTMSTPHGGGGPGSGPVGVKSKLIPFLPKPIVNKNEDGSFYWDYDRPQSIGRVKAYYGNFGILVRAYTYMRTYGPDGLKRVSEVAVINANYMMHRLAPYYEVAYPGVCKHEFVLSGRKLKQYGVRTLDVAKRLLDFGYHPPTIYFPLNVEECIMIEPTETESKETLDGFIDTMIQIAKEAEENPEMVINAPYDTVVKRLDETTAARKPVLNCSCG from the coding sequence ATGAAACCCGAAAAAAAATTGATTTTTGAACTTAGTAAACCTGGACGTGTTGCATATTCTTTACCAGAATGTGATGTTCCTGAAGTATCTCTAAATGAAGTTGTACCAGAAACAATGATTCGTAGCAAAGCAGCCGAGTTACCTGAAGTATTTGAAGTAGACGTAATTAGGCACTACACTGAATTATCTCGCTTAAACTTTGGGATCGATAATGGCTTTTACCCACTTGGTTCTTGTACTATGAAGTACAATCCTAAAATTAATGAAGATACTGCTCGTTTTCCAGGATTTGCAAAGATCCATCCTCACCAACCAGAAGAAAGTATTCAAGGCGCCCTTGAATTGCTTTATACACTTCAAAATGATTTAGCTGTATTAACAGGTATGGATCAAGTAACATTACAACCTGCTGCTGGTGCACATGGTGAATGGACAGGACTTATGATGATCCGAGCTTATCATGAAAGCCGTGGCGAAAAAAGATCAAAAGTAATTGTTCCAGATTCCTCTCATGGAACGAATCCTGCAAGTGCAACAACTGCTGGATATGAAACCATTACGATTAAATCTGATGAGCGTGGAATGGTTGATTTGGATGCTTTACGTGATGCTGTAGGTGACGATACTGCTGCATTGATGCTTACTAATCCAAGTACACTAGGATTATTCGAACAAGAAATTGTAGAAATTGCAAATATCGTTCATGAAGCAGGCGGATTGTTATATTACGATGGTGCAAATTCAAATGCCATAATGGGAATTACTCGCCCAGGGGATATGGGGTTTGATGTAGTACATTTAAATCTTCACAAAACAATGAGTACTCCTCATGGAGGTGGAGGTCCTGGTTCTGGTCCAGTTGGAGTGAAGAGTAAACTGATCCCATTCCTACCAAAACCAATTGTTAATAAAAACGAAGATGGCTCATTCTATTGGGATTATGATCGTCCTCAATCTATCGGTCGTGTAAAAGCATACTATGGAAATTTTGGTATTCTCGTACGTGCATACACGTATATGCGCACATATGGACCAGACGGATTAAAACGTGTCTCTGAAGTAGCTGTCATCAATGCTAACTATATGATGCATCGTTTAGCCCCATATTACGAGGTTGCTTATCCAGGGGTATGTAAACATGAATTTGTTTTATCTGGTCGAAAATTAAAACAATACGGTGTGCGTACACTAGATGTCGCTAAACGATTACTTGATTTTGGATATCATCCACCAACAATATACTTCCCTCTTAATGTTGAAGAATGTATTATGATTGAGCCAACGGAAACAGAAAGTAAAGAAACACTTGATGGATTCATTGACACCATGATTCAAATTGCTAAAGAAGCTGAAGAAAACCCTGAAATGGTCATTAATGCTCCGTATGATACGGTTGTAAAACGTTTAGATGAAACAACAGCAGCACGAAAACCAGTATTGAACTGTTCTTGTGGTTAA